Proteins encoded in a region of the Oncorhynchus clarkii lewisi isolate Uvic-CL-2024 chromosome 18, UVic_Ocla_1.0, whole genome shotgun sequence genome:
- the LOC139373658 gene encoding cartilage-associated protein, with product MATSRTPLISLLLFAVSVTIVFCQYEKYSFRSFPRNELMPLDSAYKYALDQYTGEKWQETVDYLEVSLRLYRLLRDSEAFCNLNCSSVRLDNEEKFTDFPELRVFGNVMKRAQCLKRCKQGLPAFRQTMPSRDTVEEFEKREPYKYLQFAYFKSDNLAKAVSAAHTFLLKHPDDEMMQRNMAYYRTLPGAEEHLTDLETKSYEMLFVRAVRAYNGDNYRTSVSDMELALRDFFKVYDECLAASEGAREVKDFKDFYPSIADHYTEVLERKVRCEAELTPVVGGFIVEKFVATMYHYLQFAYYKLNDLKNAVPCVTSYMLFDPSDEVMKNNVVYYQYHRDKYGLSDEDFLPRSEAVRYLNQTTMQLEMLEFSRQHLASDDEGEVMEFLDEFLDA from the exons ATGGCAACCTCCCGCACTCCGCTAATCTCTCTGCTTCTATTCGCGGTTTCCGTTACAATAGTCTTCTGTCAATACGAGAAATACAGTTTCCGGAGTTTTCCGCGTAATGAACTAATGCCGCTGGACTCCGCGTATAAATACGCGCTGGACCAGTACACCGGAGAGAAATGGCAGGAGACAGTTGACTATCTCGAGGTCTCTCTCCGGTTGTACAGGCTGCTCAGGGACAGCGAGGCCTTCTGCAACCTCAACTGCAGCTCAGTACGACTTGACAACGAGGAGAAGTTTACCGACTTCCCGGAGCTGCGTGTGTTTGGTAACGTTATGAAGAGGGCCCAGTGTCTCAAGCGGTGCAAACAGGGGCTGCCCGCCTTCAGACAGACCATGCCCAGCCGGGACACCGTGGAGGAGTTCGAGAAACGGGAACCATATAAATACCTGCAGTTCGCCTACTTCAAA tctgaTAACCTGGCCAAGGCAGTGTCTGCTGCCCACACCTTCCTCCTGAAGCACCCTGATGATGAGATGATGCAGAGGAACATGGCCTACTACAGGACTCTACCTGGAGCTGAAGAACACCTCACAGACCTGGAGACCAAGTCCTACGag ATGTTGTTTGTGCGAGCGGTGCGTGCGTATAACGGTGATAACTACCGTACCTCAGTGTCAGACATGGAGCTGGCTCTAAGGGATTTCTTCAAGGTCTACGACGAATGTCTGGCTGCTTCAGAAGGAGCCAGGGAGGTCAAAGACTTCAAAGACTTCTACCCCTCCATTGCTG accactacACAGAGGTGTTGGAGAGGAAGGTGAGGTGTGAGGCCGAGCTGACTCCTGTGGTTGGAGGATTCATCGTAGAGAAGTTTGTAGCAACCATGTACCACTACCTACAGTTCGCCTATTACAAAC tgaatGACCTGAAGAACGCGGTTCCGTGTGTGACCAGCTACATGTTATTTGACCCCAGTGATGAGGTGATGAAGAACAACGTGGTGTATTACCAGTACCACAGAGACAAATACGGACTCAGCGACGAAGATTTCCTACCTAGAtcg gaggCAGTACGGTACTTGAACCAGACCACCATGCAGCTAGAGATGCTTGAGTTCTCCAGACAACACCTAGCGAGCGATGAcgag ggggaAGTGATGGAGTTTCTAGATGAGTTCCTGGATGCTTAG
- the LOC139372362 gene encoding uncharacterized protein: MSASRQTPCAQPSALNPTPSLVPSPQPSTQHPALCPALNPKAQPCAQPSTLNPKPSLVPSPQPSTQHPALCPALNPTPSLVPSPKPSLPSPQPNTQPCAQPSALNPTPSLVPSPQPKAQPCAQPSTQHPALCPALSPQPNTQPCAQPSALNPTPSLVPSPQPNAQPCAQPSTQHPALCPALNPTPSPQPSTQCPALSPQPNAQLSTQHSALCQSY; encoded by the exons ATGTCGGCCTCaaggcagaca CCTTGTgcccagccctcagccctcaaCCCAACACCCAGCCTTGTgcccagccctcagccctcaaCCCAACACCCAGCCTTGTGCCCAGCCCTCAACCCCAAAGCCCAGCCTTGTGCCCAgccctcaaccctcaaccctaagCCCAGCCTTGTgcccagccctcagccctcaaCCCAACACCCAGCCTTGTGCCCAGCCCTCAACCCAACACCCAGCCTTGTGCCCAGCCCAAAGCCCAGCCTGCCCAGCCCTCAACCCAACACCCAGCCTTGTgcccagccctcagccctcaaCCCAACACCCAGCCTTGTGCCCAGCCCTCAACCCAAAGCCCAGCCTTGTGCCCAGCCCTCAACCCAACACCCAGCCTTGTgcccagccctcagccctcaaCCCAACACCCAGCCTTGTgcccagccctcagccctcaaCCCAACGCCCAGCCTTGTGCCCAGCCCTCAACCCAACGCCCAGCCTTGTGCCCAGCCCTCAACCCAACATCCAGCCTTGTGCCCAGCCCTCAACCCAACgcccagccctcagccctcaaCCCAATGCCCAGCCCTCAGCCCACAACCCAATGCCCAGCTCTCAACCCAACACTCAGCCCTGTGCCAGTCTTACTGA
- the LOC139372705 gene encoding sarcoplasmic reticulum histidine-rich calcium-binding protein gives MMARRIDRNLVSLSMFGYLVWLTVVSVVHADGRVFLLDQRNTSDSGGLAEAEHACASHDARLASAEELRHAVVECSFSPCTRGWLDGGSVGTTVCSNLGSALKAVDVKIENTTEDNTHLDVFCVKDKGVPCGDPPAFPNTHLQGHTGFEMGDELLYSCLPGHVLPSGHSAFSLLCDSCGEWYGLVQLCVKDKTEAHIDYEDKFTDDDHHLSYDTPTEEEDTQEEPVEEEVQEETAYVNVEEDTGEEGRRDQEQQEASFSMTEVEEQDVETGGEEEVQGGEELSVGEEEQQEENVGEGLVTGRKEEELEDSTDHPVDEEKQEEEQEEGMGMSEATEAPVSLLSQKHLFWFPSEAFQEAGHVEPTHPPVTQDTPPEGDNRVRASGSESEESKEDNSQPEESKDHDSHEGQFQQPIDHNDHDDHEDDVDHEHIDREYDHDDRTDPDHDESSEQDHAVEHLDHDDPDTHDGHEHDNHESYDSEEAHREDQGEHKEDDHEKGGAYDNGHDEHYNMGEHEEVDRIQYHSHGEHDDHEDHDHDDVTDHHDDDDHDHSDPSDHHNDHEDQDHVHDHDHLDDHEDQDHDHNDQDDHGPDDHDHNDHEDGHVVPPIGMTTGEPQNVTQEAAGGEPTASTDETWLDGYPVSQEETDTDKVGGGSTEEGVEPEVREEEEEGLVVVGVTDRPNEVEMSRPVPFTGVPQVPLSPTQEADPVEQDQDQVGGLSHKASPDSPLSPEATSSDSYSADYTTPSLTSSLDDVTPRNAARPSPTDSWETTDHVHPFLGHGPAPTAWTDDVIDEEERGAEHNLTRHSGEREGEEGEREGKTGEAGCTGGEEDCPPPPPPSSGRGPTVAAIVIAVCTVALAAAVGAWCYRRKQQKSSMYEMNGKGQSHSRHGQQIEMQQKV, from the exons gactacagtgtgtagtaaCTTGGGCAGTGCTCTGAAGGCAGTGGATGTGAAGATAGAGAACACTACAGAGGACAACACACACCTGGATGTCTTCTGTGTCAAAGACAAGG GTGTTCCATGTGGAGACCCCCCTGCGTTCCCCAACACGCATCTCCAGGGCCACACCGGGTTTGAGATGGGGGACGAGCTGCTGTACTCCTGTCTACCTGGTCATGTTTTGCCCAGCGGCCACTCAGCCTTCAGCCTGCTGTGTGACAGCTGTGGAGAGTGGTACGGACTGGTACAGCTTTGTGTAAaag ACAAGACAGAGGCCCACATTGACTATGAAGATAAGTTCACTGATGACGATCACCACCTCTCCTACGACACCCCTACTGAGGAGGAGGACACACAGGAGGAACCGGTAGAAGAGGAGGTGCAAGAGGAGACAGCATATGTCAATGTGGAGGAGGACACAGGAGAAGAGGGGCGCAGGGATCAGGAGCAGCAGGAGGCCAGCTTCAGCATGACGGAAGTAGAGGAGCAGGATgtggagacgggaggagaggaggaagtgcagggaggagaggagctgtctgtgggagaggaggagcagcaggaggagaaCGTGGGGGAAGGACTGGTGACtggaagaaaggaggaggagcTGGAAGACTCGACAGACCATCCCGTCGATgaggagaagcaggaggaggagcaggaggaggggatgggcATGTCGGAGGCGACTGAGGCGCCCGTCTCCCTGCTTTCCCAGAAGCACCTGTTCTGGTTCCCCTCAGAGGCCTTCCAGGAGGCGGGACATGTGGAACCCACCCACCCGCCAGTCACACAGGACACACCCCCTGAGGGAGACAACCGTGTCAGGGCCTCCGGCAGCGAATCAGAGGAGAGCAAGGAAGACAACAGCCAACCAGAGGAGTCAAAGGATCATGACAGCCATGAGGGTCAATTCCAACAACCAATTGACCACAATGACCATGATGACCACGAAGATGATGTTGACCATGAACATATTGACCGTGAATATGATCACGACGATCGAACAGATCCTGACCACGATGAAAGTTCTGAACAAGACCATGCTGTTGAACACCTTGACCACGATGATCCTGACACCCATGATGGCCATGAACATGACAACCATGAAAGCTATGATAGTGAAGAGGCCCACCGTGAGGACCAAGGAGAACACAAGGAGGATGACCATGAGAAGGGGGGTGCGTATGATAACGGACACGACGAGCATTACAACATGGGTGAACACGAGGAGGTTGACCGCATTCAATATCACAGCCACGGTGAACATGATGATCATGAAGACCATGACCACGATGATGTAACGGATCACCATGACGATGATGATCATGACCACTCAGATCCTAGCGATCACCACAATGACCATGAAGACCAAGACCATGTCCACGACCATGATCACCTTGATGACCATGAAGACCAAGACCATGACCATAACGATCAAGATGATCATGGCCCGGATGACCATGACCACAACGACCATGAAGATGGCCATGTAGTCCCTCCCATTGGAATGACAACAGGCGAGCCTCAGAATGTAACCCAGGAGGCGGCGGGAGGAGAACCCACAGCCAGCACAGATGAGACCTGGTTGGACGGCTACCCTGTCAGTCAGGAGGAGACTGACACTGATAAAGTGGGAGGCGGCTCCACAGAGGAAGGGGTGGAGCCTGAGGtgcgagaggaggaagaggagggtctTGTGGTTGTCGGGGTGACGGACCGGCCCAATGAGGTGGAGATGAGTCGCCCCGTCCCATTCACGGGCGTCCCTCAGGTCCCCCTGTCCCCCACACAGGAGGCGGACCCTGTAGAGCAGGATCAGGACCAGGTGGGAGGACTCAGCCATAAAGCCTCACCCGACTCACCCCTCTCCCCTGAGGCCACATCCTCAGATTCCTATTCAGCCGACTACACCACGCCCTCTCTGACATCATCACTGGACGACGTCACCCCCAGAAACGCTGCCAGGCCTTCTCCCACAGACTCCTGGGAAACCACGGATCATGTGCACCCCTTCCTGGGGCATGGCCCCGCCCCCACGGCGTGGACTGATGATGTCATTGACGAGGAGGAACGTGGAGCCGAGCACAACCTGACTCGACACagcggggagagggagggggaggaaggggagagggaaggcAAGACAGGGGAGGCAGGGTGTACCGGAGGTGAGGAGGActgccctcctccccctcctccctcctccggCAGGGGGCCCACGGTGGCGGCCATTGTCATTGCTGTGTGCACGGTTGCCCTGGCAGCCGCCGTCGGTGCGTGGTGTTACCGACGGAAACAGCAGAAGAGCTCGATGTACGAGATGAACGGGAAGGGTCAGAGTCACAGCAGACATGGACAACAGATAGAGATGCAACAGaaggtctaa